A genome region from Cyanobacteriota bacterium includes the following:
- a CDS encoding caspase family protein: protein MMVNPSRGGNNSHWAVVIGINRYARFQPLIYAQNDAQAVWTFLVKEADLSVANCVLMTDTSSAIQEQSTYPTRQAIQQWVSKISQQAVPGDTIWCFFSGYGVCHQGQDYLMPIDGSPADIPGTGIAIQSLFQSLQAIAGVRVIVLLDINRSQAMQVGATVGSQAMILAQQHGVCLVLSCQPDEFSHESHGHGLFTTTLLEGLRHPQCTTLDALRRYLTVNLPKLGTYYSLPSQHPVVVMSPELATEAIITTAIRRPLSAQTTLAINGYRNGTSTSSTLPKSELYQTTLELGSEVRGAAYSSTAYGSNGQGSNGYRLEHSHSNGSHSNGSSGEEVLLASSMAMPERSSSSAQPEVQWSQPSSTLPPTPMPSANGRVQMGVQASQSEGSDPPIGYSLPINSPEEPAMTTPSPLSHTPDSGSVAEEDATDGKFWPRLLIWGGIALVVLLAGVILRNAAGLSSKQPLKPSSVPTASPTAQPDASNLQPPADPALLLSFNALKNNQPEQALQLLDNLPPDRQRSQEYKTLRNLTQQRLSRVRLSEAQEMVTGNQAIYLRRAIDHLQTIPPSDPSYPEAQRTIDRWSFTILDIAEGRARKGDYGRAIAAAKLVPESSPVAYRQAQQRLAEWPQQAQQLRTSQEILSQATARAKGSQASAYNQAIRIARQIRPGDPLYQQAEERIALWSQRILKIGRSRAEEGKLRQAMAAFRLVPSATVAYADAQQEIELLSKRILDMARNSAASGNYRQAIALAGLVPPSTSSYAEAQANLQVWKSRSSSR, encoded by the coding sequence ATGATGGTTAATCCTTCTAGAGGCGGTAACAATTCGCACTGGGCTGTTGTAATCGGTATCAATCGGTATGCGCGGTTTCAGCCCCTTATCTATGCTCAAAATGATGCCCAAGCTGTGTGGACATTTTTGGTCAAAGAAGCTGACTTGTCTGTGGCCAACTGTGTGCTGATGACAGACACTTCATCGGCAATCCAAGAGCAATCTACCTATCCCACTAGACAAGCTATTCAGCAGTGGGTTAGCAAGATTAGTCAACAAGCTGTGCCCGGGGATACTATTTGGTGCTTTTTCAGTGGCTACGGGGTTTGCCACCAAGGGCAGGACTATTTGATGCCGATCGATGGTAGTCCAGCCGATATTCCAGGTACTGGCATAGCTATCCAGTCATTGTTCCAAAGTCTGCAAGCGATCGCAGGTGTGCGTGTGATTGTGCTGTTAGACATAAACCGTAGTCAAGCCATGCAAGTAGGCGCTACAGTTGGCAGCCAAGCCATGATCCTTGCCCAGCAACATGGTGTGTGTCTGGTGTTGTCTTGTCAGCCTGATGAATTTTCCCATGAGAGTCATGGACATGGACTCTTCACCACTACCCTACTGGAGGGATTGCGCCATCCCCAATGCACAACGCTAGATGCCCTTAGGCGCTATCTCACCGTGAATTTGCCTAAACTAGGCACCTACTACTCGCTTCCTAGTCAACATCCAGTGGTGGTCATGTCACCAGAACTGGCTACTGAAGCAATCATCACAACTGCCATCCGTCGACCATTGTCTGCCCAAACTACCTTAGCCATTAATGGATATAGAAACGGCACTAGTACATCGTCTACACTACCCAAGTCAGAGCTGTACCAAACAACTCTAGAGCTAGGGTCTGAAGTTCGTGGTGCTGCCTACAGTAGCACTGCCTATGGTAGTAATGGACAAGGCAGTAATGGGTACAGGCTTGAGCATAGTCATAGTAATGGGAGTCATAGTAATGGGTCTTCTGGGGAAGAGGTGCTGTTAGCTTCGAGTATGGCTATGCCAGAACGATCGTCGTCCTCAGCACAACCAGAGGTGCAATGGTCTCAGCCATCCTCAACTCTACCCCCTACCCCAATGCCTTCTGCTAATGGTAGGGTACAGATGGGTGTGCAAGCCTCACAATCTGAGGGTTCTGACCCCCCAATTGGTTACTCATTACCCATCAACTCTCCAGAGGAGCCAGCTATGACAACTCCTTCACCTCTATCCCATACACCTGATAGCGGTTCAGTGGCTGAAGAAGACGCAACTGATGGCAAATTTTGGCCCAGATTGTTGATATGGGGAGGCATTGCCTTAGTTGTGTTGTTAGCTGGGGTGATTCTGCGTAATGCTGCTGGCCTATCATCAAAGCAGCCCCTGAAACCTAGTTCTGTGCCTACGGCCTCACCCACAGCCCAACCTGATGCCAGCAATCTACAGCCACCCGCTGATCCTGCTCTGTTGTTGAGCTTTAACGCGCTGAAAAATAATCAACCGGAACAAGCATTGCAGTTGCTGGATAATTTGCCGCCCGATCGCCAGCGTAGTCAAGAATATAAGACATTGCGCAACTTGACTCAGCAGCGACTAAGCCGCGTGCGATTGTCAGAAGCCCAAGAAATGGTTACTGGCAACCAAGCTATTTATCTCCGGCGAGCGATCGATCACCTGCAAACCATTCCGCCCAGCGACCCATCCTATCCCGAAGCCCAACGCACAATTGACCGCTGGAGCTTTACGATCTTAGATATTGCTGAAGGCAGGGCACGCAAAGGTGACTATGGGAGGGCGATCGCAGCAGCTAAACTAGTACCAGAATCTAGTCCTGTTGCATACAGGCAGGCTCAACAGCGGCTGGCAGAATGGCCACAACAAGCCCAGCAGCTTCGCACTAGCCAAGAGATTCTCAGCCAAGCAACGGCGCGAGCCAAGGGGTCTCAAGCTTCTGCCTATAACCAAGCTATCCGCATTGCTCGCCAAATTAGACCTGGTGATCCGCTCTATCAACAAGCAGAGGAACGCATTGCTCTCTGGAGTCAGCGCATCCTGAAGATTGGCCGTAGTCGAGCCGAGGAGGGTAAGTTACGGCAAGCTATGGCCGCATTTCGGTTGGTGCCATCGGCAACGGTTGCCTATGCAGACGCTCAACAGGAGATTGAGTTATTGAGCAAAAGAATTCTGGATATGGCTCGAAACAGTGCTGCTAGTGGTAACTATCGGCAGGCGATCGCGCTCGCTGGCTTAGTTCCACCTTCAACCTCTAGCTATGCAGAAGCCCAGGCTAATCTGCAAGTATGGAAAAGTCGCTCTAGCAGCAGATGA
- a CDS encoding DNA-formamidopyrimidine glycosylase — protein MPELPEVETVRRGLNQTTLHQPLQGGEVLLARTIAYPIAHSTGLDDLHGKQITTWHRRGKYLLAELLNTSTGSSRLAGWLGVHLRMTGQLLWLCRDEPVHKHTRVRLFFPQRQELRFVDQRTFGQLWIVPANMPPEQAIPGLQRLGPEPLSPDFSVAYLAAQVKGRQRSIKSALLDQTLVAGVGNIYADEALFLSGIRPYSPCRALSDDQVQRLHEAVVTVLQAAIAAGGTTFSNFLSVYGVNGNYSRAAWVYDRENQPCRVCGTSIQRIKLAGRSAHYCPQCQL, from the coding sequence GTGCCAGAATTACCGGAAGTTGAAACTGTGCGTCGAGGATTAAACCAAACTACCTTGCATCAACCGTTGCAGGGGGGAGAGGTGTTGCTGGCACGAACGATCGCCTATCCGATCGCTCATTCGACTGGTTTGGATGACCTCCATGGCAAACAAATTACAACCTGGCACCGTCGCGGCAAATATCTGCTGGCCGAACTACTGAATACTTCTACGGGGTCTTCTCGGTTAGCAGGTTGGCTAGGGGTGCACCTGCGGATGACAGGGCAATTGCTGTGGCTATGTCGAGATGAGCCGGTGCATAAACACACGAGAGTACGGCTGTTTTTTCCTCAGCGTCAAGAGTTACGGTTTGTGGATCAGCGTACCTTTGGACAACTGTGGATAGTGCCCGCCAATATGCCTCCAGAACAGGCCATACCAGGGTTGCAACGACTAGGGCCAGAACCATTGTCTCCAGATTTTTCAGTGGCCTACTTAGCGGCTCAGGTGAAGGGGCGGCAACGATCGATCAAGTCCGCACTGCTGGATCAAACTCTGGTTGCTGGTGTTGGCAACATCTATGCCGATGAAGCACTATTTTTGAGTGGAATTCGTCCCTATAGTCCTTGTAGAGCATTGTCCGATGACCAAGTGCAGCGGTTACACGAGGCAGTGGTCACTGTGCTTCAAGCCGCGATCGCCGCAGGAGGCACAACCTTTAGCAACTTTCTTAGTGTCTATGGCGTGAATGGCAACTACAGCAGAGCGGCCTGGGTCTATGACCGAGAGAACCAGCCTTGTCGTGTCTGTGGCACCTCGATTCAGCGAATAAAGCTTGCAGGGCGATCAGCACACTACTGCCCTCAATGTCAGCTTTAG
- a CDS encoding Uma2 family endonuclease, with amino-acid sequence MTSLVHISDDLLYPSSDGNPMAENTIQYRWIVMIKENLEILFAAAVDVFVAGDLLWYPLQVNEPPAPRQAPDVMVVFGVPKGDRRSYKQWQENNIPPQVVFEILSDSNRTSEGRRKLQEKFEFYQRYGVEEYYCYDPDTFILQGWQRQGNQLLPIRNIGQWTSPRLGIRFAWQRGQELVLYYPDGRKFLTSLELAQQAEQAQQQAEQAQQQAEQAQQQAEQAQRQAEQAQQQAEQARLQAALAEQQAEQARLRAEEEAQARRSAIPRLLQLGLSYDQIALALDLPLAEVQSLAQS; translated from the coding sequence ATGACTAGCTTGGTTCACATTTCCGATGATTTGCTCTACCCCTCCAGCGATGGCAATCCTATGGCAGAAAATACCATCCAATATCGCTGGATCGTTATGATCAAGGAAAATCTGGAGATCCTCTTTGCTGCTGCTGTCGATGTATTCGTCGCGGGAGATTTGCTCTGGTATCCCCTTCAGGTAAACGAGCCGCCTGCTCCTCGACAGGCTCCCGATGTTATGGTTGTGTTTGGTGTACCCAAGGGCGATCGTCGCTCCTACAAACAGTGGCAAGAGAATAACATTCCCCCCCAAGTCGTGTTTGAAATTCTCTCTGACAGCAACCGTACTAGCGAAGGACGGCGAAAGCTTCAGGAAAAATTTGAGTTCTACCAACGCTATGGCGTAGAGGAATACTATTGCTACGACCCTGATACTTTTATCTTGCAAGGCTGGCAACGACAAGGTAATCAACTATTGCCTATTCGCAATATTGGTCAATGGACTAGTCCTCGCTTAGGCATTCGCTTCGCATGGCAACGTGGACAAGAACTGGTTTTGTATTACCCCGATGGGCGCAAGTTTTTGACTTCGTTAGAGCTAGCTCAACAAGCTGAGCAAGCCCAACAGCAGGCTGAGCAAGCCCAACAGCAGGCTGAGCAAGCCCAACAGCAGGCTGAGCAAGCTCAACGACAGGCCGAGCAAGCTCAACAGCAGGCTGAACAGGCAAGACTACAAGCCGCATTAGCAGAACAGCAGGCTGAACAAGCAAGGTTGCGGGCTGAGGAAGAGGCTCAAGCGCGACGATCGGCCATCCCTCGGTTGCTTCAGTTAGGGCTTAGCTATGATCAAATTGCCCTAGCTTTAGACTTGCCATTGGCTGAAGTGCAATCTCTAGCTCAGAGCTAG